From a region of the Marasmius oreades isolate 03SP1 chromosome 7, whole genome shotgun sequence genome:
- a CDS encoding uncharacterized protein (MEROPS:MER0002104), whose product MSKKAPDPEKQSLPTAQPVQSSNFKKRIVSFICLSTALYGLYGLTHIWSGVATVHRDVLQDKPPPLDVHEREKLFLSVPNGRSAHAAAKTFASRPHVAGSHQDYEDAQKMLSFFQTELGIKSPREPPIFPAGTLKSRAATIGLTELLRPWAPTAWIDVYYPSLDAPVSRSLELLDTKGNSVWSADLNEDGDPLDEDAHTYRDFVPAWHGFSSHGEAEGQIIYANYGTKEDYDELVEAGTNFTGKIVLVRYGDTLRGLKVKGAEELGAAGVLIYSDLRDDGYVTVENGYMPYPRGPARNPTSIQRGSVMYLSTHPGDPTTPGYPAYERAERQEPVNLAKIPSLPISWHNAQRILEEVGEIYIQDSDIRKKKLSGKSSISKVRMVNHVDYNITPIWNTMAAIPGHIKDEVVIVGCHRDAWVLGAADPISGTASLHEIVRGFGELLRQGWKPLRTILIASWDAEEHGLVGSTEYGEDFASWLSEHAIAYINVDVSSAGSRWTALGSPSLAHLIKRTALDIPHPTEEGKTLWDARDDRGPFSGLNGTQIASAWVDPEYIRNHEKKVEEEASLSTGVGPLGSGSDFTVFLQRLGVASMDQSFAPTPYDAVYHYHSIYDTIRWQEEYGDPRYNKHVAVARHLGLTVMRLTDTVIIPLNTTQYAFELDDYLDKVEDLAADIFGDGEDDITPHLSLLRGQIERLQDASLELDEEKVAAEENFRKALDRLPSFPRPPSSRSHSHRCGGVTRRLSAWYHSIFGPDKSETVYDHINDWKDFLSLPLEDEEGFASLSRLPFPKNPWLDFLKAARRLVKANKKVFTFERGFLHPNGIKDREWYRHLGVAPGKWLGYGATTFPALTEAIAIDKNVDAAKEEVLRLFEVLLVLTEQTRP is encoded by the exons ATGTCGAAGAAAGCACCAGATCCAGAGAAACAATCCTTACCGACAGCTCAACCAGTACAATCCAGCAACTTCAAGAAGCGCATCGTTTCATTTATCTGTCTTTCCACTGCATTATATGGATTATACGGCCTCACCCACATCTGGAGCGGAGTCGCGACGGTTCACAGGGATGTACTACAGGACAAACCACCTCCATTAGACGTGCATGAAAGAGAGAAACTCTTCCT CTCGGTTCCAAACGGTAGAAGTGCTCATGCTGCCGCAAAGACCTTTGCCAGTCGTCCACACGTTGCAGGCTCACACCAAGATTATGAAGACGCGCAAAAGATGCTTTCCTTTTTCCAAACCGAACTAGGCATCAAATCACCCCGGGAGCCACCGATCTTCCCTGCAGGAACCCTAAAGTCCCGCGCAGCTACCATCGGGCTCACTGAACTACTGCGCCCTTGGGCACCCACCGCATGGATCGATGTCTATTACCCGAGTCTCGACGCACCGGTTAGCAGGAGCCTGGAACTACTGGATACCAAAGGAAACTCGGTGTGGAGCGCCGACTTGAACGAGGATGGTGATCCATTAGACGAAGACGCACACACCTATCGGGATTTCGTACCTGCCTGGCACGGATTCAGTAGCCACGGAGAGGCTGAAGGCCAG ATTATTTACGCGAATTACGGAACCAAAGAG GATTACGATGAACTCGTCGAAGCAGGTACCAACTTCACTGGCAAAATCGTTTTAGTACGTTACGGTGACACACTCCGTGGACTTAAG GTTAAAGGTGCAGAAGAACTGGGCGCAGCCGGCGTTCTCATCTATTCCGACCTCCGCGATGACGGCTACGTCACCGTAGAAAACGGGTACATGCCTTACCCACGAGGGCCAGCTCGAAACCCTACTTCCATTCAACGTGGAAGCGTCATGTATCTTTCAACACACCCTGGAGATCCAACCACACCAGGATACCCCGCTTATGAACGCGCCGAACGACAGGAGCCCGTGAACCTCGCGAAGATTCCCAGTCTTCCGATTTCGTGGCATAATGCTCAACGAATTTTGGAGGAAGTTGGGGAAATATATATTCAGGATTCTGACATTAGAAAAAAGAAGCTAAGTGGGAAGAGTTCGATCTCGAAAGTTAGAATGGTTAACCATG TTGACTACAACATCACTCCCATATGGAATACAATGGCGGCTATTCCTGGCCATATCAAGGATGAGGTGGTTATCGTGGGCTGTCATCGAGATG CTTGGGTACTAGGTGCCGCTGACCCTATCAGCGGAACCGCATCTCTCCACGAAATCGTACGAGGGTTTGGGGAACTGTTGAGGCAAGGATGGAAACCGCTTCGAACGATCTTGATTGCAAGCTGGGATGCTGAAGAG CACGGTCTGGTCGGTAGCACAGAGTACGGCGAAGACTTCGCCAGCTGGCTCTCTGAACACGCGATTGCGTATATCAATGTCGACGTATCTTCCGCAGGCTCAAGATGGACTGCGTTGGGGTCTCCCTCGCTTGCTCATCTCATCAAACGAACGGCCCTAGACATCCCTCATCCCACTGAGGAAGGGAAAACCCTTTGGGATGCGCGTGACGATAGGGGACCCTTCTCTGGTTTGAACGGGACTCAGATTGCGTCGGCGTGGGTTGATCCGGAATACATTCGAAATCATGAGAAAAAggtagaagaggaagctAGTTTGTCGACTGGTGTGGGCCCTTTGGGAAGTGGAAGTGATTTTACAGTGTTTTTGCAGAGGCTTGGT gTTGCCAGTATGGATCAAAGCTTCGCACCAACACCCTACGATGCAGTCTATCACTATCACTCGATTTATGATACTATTCGATGGCAGGAGGAGTATGGGGATCCGAGATATAACAAGCAT GTCGCTGTCGCACGACACTTGGGATTGACGGTCATGCGACTCACAGATACGGTCATCATTCCCCTCAACACAACCCAGTACGCTTTTGAGTTGGATGACTATCTAGACAA AGTTGAAGACCTTGCTGCTGACATCTTTGGTGACGGCGAGGACGACATCACACCACACCTCTCCCTTCTCCGCGGTCAAATTGAACGGCTTCAAGACGCGAGTCTGGAATTGGACGAGGAGAAAGTAGCTGCTGAGGAGAATTTCAGGAAAGCTCTTGATAGATTGCCTTCATTCCCTAGACCACCAAGTTCCCGCTCCCACTCGCATCGTTGTGGAGGAGTGACCAGGCGTCTTTCGGCTTGGTACCACTCCATTTTCGGTCCCGACAAATCCGAAACTGTTTACGACCACATCAACGACTGGAAGGATTTCCTTTCTCTCCCcctcgaagatgaagaaggttTTGCGAGTCTTTCCCGGTTACCGTTTCCTAAGAACCCATGGTTGGACTTCCTCAAAGCCGCAAGACGACTAGTTAAAGCGAATAAGAAGGTTTTCACATTCGAACGAGGATTCCTTCACCCGAACGGGATTAAAGACCGGGAGTGGTATAGGCATTTGGGTGTTGCGCCGGGGAAATGGCTTGGGTACGGTGCTACGACTTTCCCTGCGTTAACGGAGGCGATTGCGATCGATAAGAATGTAGATGCTGCGAAGGAGGAGGTGTTGAGGTTGTTTGAAGTTTTGCTTGTATTGACGGAGCAGACGAGGCCCTAA